The Candidatus Goldiibacteriota bacterium HGW-Goldbacteria-1 DNA segment GGTTTATTATGAAGCCGGGCCTGTTGACAGCCAAAACGCCAAAATATTTGTGACAGCCTCCCTTAACGGAAAAACAGTAAAATCGGAGTATTTAAGAAAACTGTAGTTTTACCTGTAAACAAAAAGATTATCCCTGTGAATAACTTCCGTATAGTAATTATCTTTCATGATTTTCTTTATCTCTTCTTTTTTTCTTCCTTTAATCAAACTTACGTCTTCAGAAGAGTAATTTACAACGCCTTTTGCTATTCTTGTGCCTGCTTTATCCTCTATTTCAACCGCGTCGCCAAGCGAGAACTTCCCGTTTACAGCGGCTATTCCCACGGCAAGAAGGCTTTTGCCTGAATCTAAAAGCGCCTTTTTTGCGCCGTCGTCAATTATTATATTGCCCTTTGCCTTTAAAGTCAGAAGTATCCATCTTTTTTTTGATTCTGCCCTGTGCCCTTTTCTAAGTATCAACGTCCCCGTGTTTTCACCGCCGGCAGAGCGTATAAGCACATTCTTTAAATTTCCGTTGGCTATAATAAGGGGAATTCCAGCGTGATTAAGGTTGCGCGCCGTTTCAAGTTTGGATAACATTCCGCCCGTGCCGCCCGATGTGACACCGTCAGTTTGAACTTCTTTTATTGTGGCTTCAACATCTTCTATGACTTCTATTTTTTTGGCGCTGCTGTATCTGCCGGGATTTTTGTCATACACTCCGTCAACTGATGTTAAAATGGCCACAAGGTCCGCGTTTACAAGGCTTCCCACAATTCCGGCAAGCGCGTCATTATCCCCAAACTTTATTTCTTCTGTTGCCACGGTGTCATTTTCATTTATTATGGGCACCACTCCCCATTCAATAAGCTTTAAAAGGGTGTTCCTTGCGTTCATGTTCCTGGACTTATCCTTGACGTCATCGTGGTTTAAAAGGACCTGGGCGACTGTCACATCATTATCCGTGAAAAGTTTTTTGTAACGGTTCATAAGGACAGGCTGCCCTATGGCGGCAATGGCCTGTTTTTCCTGAAGGGTAAACTGCCTTTTTTCCATGTTCATGCGGATAAGCCCGGAACCAATGGCGCCGGACGAGACAATTATCATTTCTTTCCCGGCCTTGCGCAGTTCCACCACCTGGCGGACAAAGTCCTTAAGGAAAGTTTCCCTTAATCCTTTTTCATCAGCTATCAGGTTTGTCCCTATTTTTACAACTATCCTGTTGTACATATTAATACCTCTTTATCCTTAAATTTATTCCTCGTCGTCGTAAATAAAATCCCTGTCAGCAATTACCAGAACATCGCCATTTGTCACGCCGTTTGCCTTAAAAAATTCATTCATTCCGCTCTTTTCAAGGTAGCGCTTGAATACTTCCACAGTTTCCATTTCAGAAAAATCAAGCATTTCCACATAACGCTCCGTGGGCCTGTGACGCAGCACAAAAACGTGAGCTCCGGCCTTTTCCAGCTGCGGCGCGGAATCCGCTTCTTCCCTGTAATATACAGTGGAAATTTCTTCTTTTTCTTCCGGCAGTTTTTTCAGTATTTCATAAGCTTTTATTACAACTTTTCTTAAATTTTCATCTTTATGCGCGGAGATAAATTCCACCGGTATTTTTTTCTTTTTAAATTTATCCTTAATTTCTTTTTTTTCATCATCGCTTAACAGGTCGCTTTTATTTATAACCGCCACCTGCGGCCGTTTACCAACCTTGCCGCTGTATCTGGAAAGTTCCTTATTTATCATTTTATAACCGTCAAACGCGTCTCCCTGAGTTGGGTCCACGACGTGAATATAAACTTTTGTGCGCTCTATGTGGCGCAAAAATTCTATTCCAAGCCCTTTACCTTCTGATGCGCCTTCTATAAGCCCCGGAATGTCCGCGGCTACAAAAGCATTTTCCGCATCCACTTTTACTATTCCAAGCACCGGTACAAGAGTGGTAAACGGATAGTTTCCTATCTTTGGCCTGGCATTGGAAATTTTTGACAGCAGCGTGGACTTGCCAGCGTTTGCCATTCCAATTATACCCACATCCGCCAGAAGCTTAAGTTCAAGGGCAACGCTTAGTTCTATTCCCGGCTCGCCTTTTTCGTAAAACCTTGGCGCCTGCCTGGTGGAAGTTTTAAAATGTATATTTCCCCTGCCGCCGCGCCCGCCGCCCGCTGCAAGCACTTTATCGCCTTCTTTTACAAGGTCAGCCACTATTTCATTTGTGGCCGCGTTCATGATAACCGTGCCAAGCGGCACGTGGATATACAAATCTTTTCCGTTTCTGCCGTGCATCTGGCTGCCGGCGCCGTTAACGCCCTTTTCGGCTTTATAAAGCTTGTTAAAATGAAAATCCACAAGGGTATTTAAGTGCCTATCCGCCACAAAATAAACGTGGCCGCCGCGCCCGCCGTCGCCGCCGTCCGGTCCGCCTTTGGGCACATATTTTTCGCGCCTGAATGTGGAAGCGCCGTTGCCGCCTTTACCTGATTCAATCATTATCTGTACGTGATCTACAAACATTTTTAATGCTCCGATTATTGCCGTATTTTATTAATGCATTATATCATATAAATTTGGCGCGTATATCCCGTAAATTAACCTGCGGGTAATCATACGCATCATAATAAAATAAAAAAAGCGGGCTTAGACTTAAGCCCGCTTTTTGCTGTTAGTGTAATAAAAATTACTTTACAGGTATTATGCTTACCTTTTTTCCGCCTGCGGAAGTTGTAAACTTTACCCTTCCGGTTACTTTTGCGAAAATTGTGTGGTCTTTGCCCATTCCGGCGTTAGTTCCGGCTGTGATTTTTGTGCCGCGCTGCCTTACTATTATGGAGCCGCCTGAAACCAGCTGTGAATCGCCCGCTTTTGTGCCAAGCCTTTGTCCCGCGCTGTCGCGCCCGTTTCTTGTAGAACCTTGTGCCTTCGTGTGTGCCATTTAAATCCACCTTCCTTAATTTTACGTTCTTAAATTATTTTTATAGTTCCGTTTATTTAAAAGGTTATGCTTCTATTTTTAATATTCTGATTTTAGTGTATTTCTGCCTGTGTCCCATTCTTTTCTTGGAATTCTTTGCCCTCTTCCATTTGAACACAACAATCTTGTCCCCTTTTACTTCTTTGTCAACAATTTCAGCTTTAATCTGAACATTGGGAATTGTGGGATTGCCGACTTTAATGTCGCTGTCGGATACAAGAAGAAGCACTTTGTCAAAATTAATTTCATTTCCTTCCTGATTAAGTTTGTCCACGTTAATTACCGCGCCTTCGGTAAGCTTGTACTGTTTGCCTGCTATTTCAACTATCGCGTACATTGTAAAAAACCTCCATAATTTCGCGGCTGTTTCTTTACCGCGTCTTTGCTTTTATTTTTGTATTATTATACCATATTAATTGGTGAGCCGGGAGAGGCTCGAACTCTCGACAGCCGCCTTAAAAGGGCGGTGCTCTACCAACTGAGCTACCGGCCCACCTATTATGCTACAAATACAAAGTTGTAAGTAAAATCCTGATAGTGCAAGAACACCCTTAAAAACATACTTCTTTAATGAATCATTCTGTTTTTTTATTATTGTAATACGAACTTATGATAAACAAAACAGTAGAGCATATTTTACACAATATTTTTTTAATGTCAATATATTTTTGGAAAACCAAAAAAATATTTTTGCCCTTTATTTAAAGGCGTTTTTTACGTTTTTTGCCTCTGACAGCTATTTTATAATGAACACTTTTCTTGTTTCAACGGTTCCTGCCCTTGTTATTCTGATAAAGTAAAGCCCCTGTCCAACCGTTTTACCCGCGTCATTTTTGCAGTCCCAGTATCCTTCGTTCCATCCTGTTATCACTGTATTGAAATTAAACTGTTTTATCCTTTCACCGGATATATTATAAACTTTAATTTCCACCAGTTCACCAATAACAGAAGCCTTCACGGATATTTTTATGCTGTCCCCTTTTAACGGCTCTGCATAATTTCTGTCCAGCGCTATATCTATGTTAGGCGTGGGTGTGTTTGTAAATGTAGGTGTGATGGTGGGAGTGTATGTATGCGTGAATGTATTTGTCTCTGTGAATGTGTACGTAGGCGTAGAAGTATATGTTTCTGTTGGTGTGTCGGTGAAAGTGTATGTTTCTGTCGGAGTCTCTGTGTAGGTGTATGTGGCTGTATTTGTGAAAGTGTCGCTTGGCGTTGGCGTCTGGGTGTCAGTGGCTGTATCTGTCGCCGTGTCAGTGGGCGTGTTAGTTTCTGTGTTCGTCTGCGTCACAGACGGAGTGTTTGTGGTTGTAACAGTAATTGTTATTGTCATCGTGGGGCTTGGCGTCGCGGTTGAAGTAATTGTCTGCGTGGCTGTCTGTGTAGGAGTTGATGTTTTTGTAGTTGTCTCTGTTACAGTCTGCGTGGCAGTTAAAGTTGAAGACTGCGTTGCCGTTTGTGTGGCTGTTTTTGTAAAAGTATTTGTAGGGGTGTTTGTCAGTGTCATTGTGGGCGTTGCGGTTTCTGTGTTTGTCTGCGTTGCAGAAGGCGATGGTGTCTGGGTTACAGTCTCTGTTGATGTCCCGGTTGCGGTCTGCGTAGCTGTATTTGTCCCCGACGAAGTCATTGTCACAGTGGACGTGGATGTTTTTGTAATTGTCCCTGTAGCTGTCTGAGTATTTGTACCGGTAATTGTTCCGGTTGCCGTCTGCGTAACCGAAGTTGTTGCTGTCTGCGTTACAGTAGGGGATGCTGTATCTGTAATAGTTTGAGTTAAGGTTCTTGTCACAGTATGCGTCACTGTATTAGTAACAGTCAGCGTTGAGCTAACAGTCTGTGTCATTGTCCCTGTGACTGTCGGCGAAACTGTACCGGTAATTGTAGCTGTTACAGTCCCTGTCGCACTCACAGTAACCGTAACAGTCGGCGAAGGGTTTACTATTGAAAAAGTATTTCCAAGCCCGGGCATTTCCACATTACCAAGAGTGTCCTTTGACCTGCTGAAAATTGTATATGTTTCTCCCGGATTAAATACCGGCATATTATTAAACGTCCAGTTTTCATATCCTATTGCCGCAGCCCATTCCGGCACCGAAAGCGACCATGTGTTTGCAGTAAAGTCCCAGTAAAATCCGCCTGCCTGCCTCTGAAACGCCACTTCCACAAGCTGTATGCTCCCGCATGAAGCGGATGCATTTCCGTCTGCCTGTATTAACGATACGTATTCCTGCCCGCCCTGAGGGTTTATGACATATGAAAAAGGAGTATTGACACACGGTGTTATTGTTACGGTCGGCGTTACAGTAGGCGTTACATAGCACGGTTCGCTTTGCATATTTAGCGTGTTAGAAAACACCGGGACAAAGGGCGCAATACCGCTGAAACCCGCGGTATTGGTAATACTGCCGCAGGCGTTTACTTTTCCCCACCAGGTCAATGCTCCTGCTGATTCCGCAAGCGTACCTATGTTCCATGACAGTAAATTACCTGTTAATGTCCCTGAATTTGAATTGCCAAGGTATGATATCTGCGCGGGAACTGTATCAAAAATCACAGCCCCATTAATAACGCCAATCCCTGAATTAAAGACCATAAAATCATCATAATTATTTTTTGTGTCCGGCATATATCCCTGATGGTTAATACCCGGCCTCCAGGATGCACCGTTAGTACAGTGCATTCCGTCAGCAAGCCCGCTTGCATCTGAATAAACAAGCGTCCAAGCTGCCGGTTCCGGCTCCCCTTTATTCCAGACTTTTGCCCTGAAATAAAATTCAGAAACAGCTTCAATTTTTACAGTGTACCAGGTGTCAGGATTTACTATAACTGTATTTGAATAACTTGGCCACAAACAGCTTCCATTTATGCACTTTTGAAATGATACATACCCGTTAATACTGTTGTCTATGGATAATATAAGGGAATACATGCTGTTCTGCGTATCCGGAAGGCCGTTGCTGCGTATTATAACCTGAGCGTCCGCACCAAAATCGCTGCCCGGCTGAATTCTGACGTCGGTTAAAATTGTACCTGTGCAGAATTCTGCATTTGCCGGAACCGTGTCGTCAATCAGCATGCCCGGGTATGTATTTGCAATTGAAGAAGATTCAATATATTTATTTCCCGTTGAACACAGCGCAACAGGCAACCACGTTCCAAATTCGCCTGAATCAGTTATAAACTTCCACCCCTCGGGCGGATTTAAGCTGGTATACACACCCTGCAGATTATCAAATAAATCAACGAATTGAAGCGAGGATGAAGTAGAAACATAATTAATAATATAAGTTACCGTATCCCCTATCGCCGCGGAAGATTTATTCTGGCTTGCGT contains these protein-coding regions:
- the rplU gene encoding 50S ribosomal protein L21, giving the protein MYAIVEIAGKQYKLTEGAVINVDKLNQEGNEINFDKVLLLVSDSDIKVGNPTIPNVQIKAEIVDKEVKGDKIVVFKWKRAKNSKKRMGHRQKYTKIRILKIEA
- the proB gene encoding glutamate 5-kinase, producing MYNRIVVKIGTNLIADEKGLRETFLKDFVRQVVELRKAGKEMIIVSSGAIGSGLIRMNMEKRQFTLQEKQAIAAIGQPVLMNRYKKLFTDNDVTVAQVLLNHDDVKDKSRNMNARNTLLKLIEWGVVPIINENDTVATEEIKFGDNDALAGIVGSLVNADLVAILTSVDGVYDKNPGRYSSAKKIEVIEDVEATIKEVQTDGVTSGGTGGMLSKLETARNLNHAGIPLIIANGNLKNVLIRSAGGENTGTLILRKGHRAESKKRWILLTLKAKGNIIIDDGAKKALLDSGKSLLAVGIAAVNGKFSLGDAVEIEDKAGTRIAKGVVNYSSEDVSLIKGRKKEEIKKIMKDNYYTEVIHRDNLFVYR
- a CDS encoding 50S ribosomal protein L27 → MAHTKAQGSTRNGRDSAGQRLGTKAGDSQLVSGGSIIVRQRGTKITAGTNAGMGKDHTIFAKVTGRVKFTTSAGGKKVSIIPVK